In one Gadus morhua chromosome 7, gadMor3.0, whole genome shotgun sequence genomic region, the following are encoded:
- the ptrh2 gene encoding peptidyl-tRNA hydrolase 2, mitochondrial isoform X1 produces the protein MSNVTTSNAQHDVPGKTCKRHTKMMDSLYNPLALGIMAGLGCGLCLGWHLRARFGQSSKNLVAAVANCASESSVMGEGGEFKMILVVRNDLKMGKGKVAAQCSHAAVSAYKQTLRRNPELLKQWEYCGQPKVVVKAPDEDTLMDLLRHAKEVGLPVSIIQDAGRTQIAPGSRTVLGVGPGPADLVDKVTGHLKLF, from the exons ATGTCCAACGTAACTACATCAAATGCACAACACGATGTTCCTGGAAAAACCTGCAAACG GCACACCAAGATGATGGACTCGTTGTATAACCCTTTGGCTCTGGGCATCATGGCCGGCTTGGGCTGCGGTCTCTGCCTCGGCTGGCACCTCAGGGCCCGCTTCGGCCAGTCCTCCAAGAACCTTGTGGCGGCCGTGGCGAACTGCGCGAGCGAGTCCAGCGTGATGGGCGAGGGAGGGGAGTTCAAGATGATCCTGGTGGTGCGCAACGACCTGAAGATGGGCAAGGGGAAGGTGGCAGCCCAGTGCTCGCACGCCGCTGTGTCAGCCTACAAGCAGACTCTCCGGAGGAACCCGGAGCTCCTCAAGCAGTGGGAGTACTGCGGCCAGCCCAAGGTGGTGGTGAAGGCCCCGGACGAGGACACCTTGATGGACCTGCTCAGGCACGCCAAGGAGGTCGGTCTGCCTGTGAGCATCATCCAGGATGCGGGAAGGACTCAGATTGCTCCGGGGTCACGCACCGTTTTGGGGGTCGGACCGGGGCCGGCGGATCTGGTGGATAAGGTCACTGGGCACCTGAAGCTTTTCTAG
- the ptrh2 gene encoding peptidyl-tRNA hydrolase 2, mitochondrial isoform X3 has protein sequence MMDSLYNPLALGIMAGLGCGLCLGWHLRARFGQSSKNLVAAVANCASESSVMGEGGEFKMILVVRNDLKMGKGKVAAQCSHAAVSAYKQTLRRNPELLKQWEYCGQPKVVVKAPDEDTLMDLLRHAKEVGLPVSIIQDAGRTQIAPGSRTVLGVGPGPADLVDKVTGHLKLF, from the coding sequence ATGATGGACTCGTTGTATAACCCTTTGGCTCTGGGCATCATGGCCGGCTTGGGCTGCGGTCTCTGCCTCGGCTGGCACCTCAGGGCCCGCTTCGGCCAGTCCTCCAAGAACCTTGTGGCGGCCGTGGCGAACTGCGCGAGCGAGTCCAGCGTGATGGGCGAGGGAGGGGAGTTCAAGATGATCCTGGTGGTGCGCAACGACCTGAAGATGGGCAAGGGGAAGGTGGCAGCCCAGTGCTCGCACGCCGCTGTGTCAGCCTACAAGCAGACTCTCCGGAGGAACCCGGAGCTCCTCAAGCAGTGGGAGTACTGCGGCCAGCCCAAGGTGGTGGTGAAGGCCCCGGACGAGGACACCTTGATGGACCTGCTCAGGCACGCCAAGGAGGTCGGTCTGCCTGTGAGCATCATCCAGGATGCGGGAAGGACTCAGATTGCTCCGGGGTCACGCACCGTTTTGGGGGTCGGACCGGGGCCGGCGGATCTGGTGGATAAGGTCACTGGGCACCTGAAGCTTTTCTAG
- the ptrh2 gene encoding peptidyl-tRNA hydrolase 2, mitochondrial isoform X2: MTWTPEQPWHTKMMDSLYNPLALGIMAGLGCGLCLGWHLRARFGQSSKNLVAAVANCASESSVMGEGGEFKMILVVRNDLKMGKGKVAAQCSHAAVSAYKQTLRRNPELLKQWEYCGQPKVVVKAPDEDTLMDLLRHAKEVGLPVSIIQDAGRTQIAPGSRTVLGVGPGPADLVDKVTGHLKLF, translated from the exons ATGACCTGGACACCGGAACAGCCATG GCACACCAAGATGATGGACTCGTTGTATAACCCTTTGGCTCTGGGCATCATGGCCGGCTTGGGCTGCGGTCTCTGCCTCGGCTGGCACCTCAGGGCCCGCTTCGGCCAGTCCTCCAAGAACCTTGTGGCGGCCGTGGCGAACTGCGCGAGCGAGTCCAGCGTGATGGGCGAGGGAGGGGAGTTCAAGATGATCCTGGTGGTGCGCAACGACCTGAAGATGGGCAAGGGGAAGGTGGCAGCCCAGTGCTCGCACGCCGCTGTGTCAGCCTACAAGCAGACTCTCCGGAGGAACCCGGAGCTCCTCAAGCAGTGGGAGTACTGCGGCCAGCCCAAGGTGGTGGTGAAGGCCCCGGACGAGGACACCTTGATGGACCTGCTCAGGCACGCCAAGGAGGTCGGTCTGCCTGTGAGCATCATCCAGGATGCGGGAAGGACTCAGATTGCTCCGGGGTCACGCACCGTTTTGGGGGTCGGACCGGGGCCGGCGGATCTGGTGGATAAGGTCACTGGGCACCTGAAGCTTTTCTAG